Proteins co-encoded in one Podospora pseudoanserina strain CBS 124.78 chromosome 7 map unlocalized CBS124.78p_7, whole genome shotgun sequence genomic window:
- a CDS encoding uncharacterized protein (EggNog:ENOG503P1ER; COG:S): MAASKSHPKSQQVAEQVQEELNGTPYKLTSLEPLSGGLANFLFRGRLTNPLPDSSHDVAIKHGESFIAGMPESDWVIPTTRCQVEEECLKAVQSMPMPEAPCVTRTPKLYYYNSDTNTQVQEYLPDAISLKDYALKHFSAARDVSRKPACLDIGKSLGIWLRSFHHWANQSEQSGLRGALKLNANLQELRHMTNYQTLVSDVDTCPEILSDAKEVFEKVEKMAAEEHGSGKLEVIHGDFWTGNTLLADRPLEDDKRPNIFIVDWEMCQLNVHPLDLGQMMAELYELFLFKGIEEGKWIIEGFVSGYGNIDDKFAYRIAIQLGTHLIVWGSRAQGWGTEEQVAEVMAKGKEIIVKAWHEDRTWFEAGDLACLFSGRS; this comes from the exons atggccgccTCCAAGTCCCATCCCAAGAGCCAGCAGGTGGCCGAGCAGGTTCAGGAAGAACTCAACGGCACCCCGTACAAGCTCACATCTCTTGAACCCTTGTCAGGAGGACTTGCCAATTTCCTCTTCAGAGGTCGTCTCACCAATCCGTTACCCGACTCGTCCCACGATGTTGCCATCAAGCATGGAGAGAGCTTCATTGCTGGAATGCCCGAAAGTGACTGGGTGATTCCCACAACTCGCTGC CAAGTAGAGGAAGAGTGTCTCAAAGCCGTTCAAAGCATGCCAATGCCAGAAGCGCCCTGTGTGACCCGGACACCCAAACTCTACTACTACAACTCGGATACCAACACTCAAGTCCAGGAATATCTCCCAGATGCCATCAGTCTCAAGGACTACGCCCTCAAGCACTTCTCCGCAGCCCGTGATGTGTCCAGAAAACCAGCATGTCTCGACATTGGCAAGAGTTTAGGCATATGGCTCCGCAGTTTCCACCACTGGGCAAATCAGTCAGAGCAGTCTGGTCTGCGTGGAGCACTAAAGTTGAATGCCAACCTCCAAGAACTGAGACACATGACCAATTACCAGACGTTGGTTAGTGATGTTGACACTTGTCCAGAGATACTCTCGGATGCAAAGGAGGTCTTTGAGAAAGTGGAAAAAATGGCAGCAGAAGAACATGGGAGCGGGAAGTTGGAAGTCATACATGGTGACTTCTGGACGGGAAA CACACTTCTCGCAGACCGGCCCCTTGAGGATGACAAACGCCCAAACATCTTCATCGTAGACTGGGAAATGTGCCAGCTGAACGTCCACCCCCTTGATCTAGGGCAAATGATGGCCGAACTCTACGAACTATTCCTCTTCAAGGGCATCGAAGAAGGCAAGTGGATCATCGAGGGTTTTGTCTCTGGTTACGGCAACATCGACGACAAATTCGCCTATCGCATTGCCATCCAACTCGGCACTCACCTCATCGTCTGGGGATCTCGCGCCCAAGGCTGGGGTACAGAAGAGCAAGTCGCAGAAGTGATGGCGAAAGGCAAGGAAATCATTGTCAAGGCGTGGCATGAAGATCGCACGTGGTTTGAGGCAGGAGATTTGGCTTGTCTGTTTAGTGGCAGGTCGTGA
- the CTU2 gene encoding Cytoplasmic tRNA 2-thiolation protein 2 (EggNog:ENOG503P096; COG:J) translates to MTREVTPYAYCFTKFINTKSVKQLGILGKETKPPIIPNPSGSGPPQIGTRRYLLGLSLGVSSTCLLQLLHENCQFQLSKGRPAPFELTVVHIYNDTFTTPSTAESLLLPHKTRYPTFTFLSHPLSSSLTLPSIDWPSFLSALSLPPPNIISLLTRHILLSLTLSTSSQALLLGHSTTAIAELTLSQTAKGRGFSLPWTINDGLLSLPNLSQPVLVFHPLRDILRKELVEFTKLTAPPLTGLIPDVEKRNNPEAHQVLNHKDLSIEEVMTRYFADVERSYPSVVANVARTSARLVRIFDEDRKGCGLCGMPMDGEGDERWRGELGEGDVGDEEGETEEGERRRREGRRWLCYGCQRSALG, encoded by the exons ATGACCAGAGAAGTCACGCCGTATGCGT ACTGCTTCACAAAattcatcaacaccaaatCCGTCAAACAGCTCGGCATTCTAGGCAAAGAgaccaaaccccccatcatccccaacccatccggCTCCGGCCCTCCCCAAATCGGCACCCGTCGctacctcctcggcctctccctgggcgtctcctccacctgcctcctccagctcctccacgaAAACTGCCAGTTCCAACTCTCAAAAGGCCGGCCAGCCCCCTTTGAGCTAACAGTCGTCCACATCTACAACgacaccttcaccaccccctccaccgccgaatctctcctccttccacacAAAACCCGCTACCCAACattcaccttcctctcccaccctctatcatcctccctcaccctcccctcgaTAGACTGgccctcttttctctccgccctatccctcccccccccca ACATTATCAGCCTCCTAACccgccacatcctcctctccctcaccctctccacctccagccAGGCCCTCCTGTTAGGgcacagcaccaccgccatcgccgaattaaccctctcccaaaccgCCAAGGGCCGCggcttctccctcccctggACAATAAACGacggcctcctctcccttcccaaTCTCTCCCAACCCGTTTTGGTgttccaccccctccgggACATCCTCCGCAAGGAACTAGTCGAGTTCACCAAGCTCACCGCCCCGCCTTTGACGGGACTGATCCCTGAcgtggaaaagagaaacaacCCTGAGGCTCATCAGGTGCTGAACCACAAGGATTTGAGCATCGAGGAGGTCATGACGAGGTATTTTGCCGATGTGGAGAGGAGTTACCCCAGTGTGGTTGCCAATGTTGCTAGGACGAGcgcgaggttggtgaggataTTTGATGAGGACAGAAAGGGGTGTGGGCTTTGTGGGATGCcgatggatggggagggggatgagaggtggagaggggagctgggggagggggatgtgggcgatgaggagggggagacggaggagggggagagacggaggagagaagggaggaggtggttgtgttATGGGTGTCAGAGGAGTGCTTTGGGGTAG
- a CDS encoding uncharacterized protein (EggNog:ENOG503NU47; COG:S): MAAEVQTQLATMSLGAKPEEARREYVELPPTSIAIPPQPTARLMSRLADTYSPVNQNGSFEFDRVIKSGYVQKRARKTKTWRTCYIVLRPSTLSIYKSDKEEKLRHKVHLADLTAVAMLKDPKNKRPNVFGLFSPSKNYHFQASSQQDAQEWVDLIRQGARIEEEEEEMFLASPAVRRPSFFNTSPTHEVDPQNTASAMDRLASSSPEPLEPLPRTFARPSPRRPSHLESSGMSGTELASHSDFSDYDVQRVHGASFESLGVQSPPTASSGPSKAPQGVGAPGAQAVPSASQASGINLEQDPDRIIWQGWMSFLRSKGGVRQWKKSWAVLRPRNFKLYKDDSESSVLFIAYLSNIVNVVDIDPMSRTKKHCLQIITDEKSYKFCATDEEALVRCLGAFKSLLAKRRELEAKVAAPAPAPPAA, from the exons atggccgccgAGGTTCAGACACAGTTGGCGACCATGTCGCTTGGCGCCAAGCCAGAAGAGGCTCGTCGCGAATACGTCGAGCTCCCGCCTACCTCTATTGCGATCCCACCGCAGCCGACAGCCAGGTTGATGAGCCGCCTTGCAGACACCTACTCTCCAGTCAACCAAAATGGCAGTTTCGAGTTTGACCGGGTTATCAAGAGTGGCTACGTACAGAAGCGTGCGCGAAAGACAAAG ACATGGAGAACTTGCTACATCGTCCTTCGCCCAAGTACACTCTCAATCTACAAGTCGGATAAAGAGGAAAAACTCCGACACAAGGTCCACCTGGCAGATCTGACTGCCGTCGCCATGCTCAAAGACCCCAAGAACAAGCGCCCGAATGTGTTTGGCTTGTTTTCGCCCTCCAAAAACTACCACTTTCAGGCTTCGTCTCAGCAAGATGCGCAAGAATGGGTGGATCTGATCAGACAGGGTGCTAGGatagaagaggaggaggaagagatgTTTTTGGCGAGCCCGGCAGTGCGACGGccttctttcttcaacaCCTCTCCGACTCACGAAGTAGACCCGCAGAACACTGCGAGCGCAATGGATCGGCTCGCATCAAGCTCACCAGAGCCGCTCGAACCCCTGCCACGAACCTTTGCCAGGCCCTCCCCGCGGCGGCCATCGCATCTGGAATCCTCGGGCATGTCGGGAACTGAGCTCGCATCGCATTCGGACTTTTCAGATTATGATGTCCAGAGGGTTCACGGGGCGTCATTTGAGAGTCTTGGCGTCCAGTCTCCCCCGACGGCATCGAGCGGACCAAGCAAGGCGCCGCAAGGAGTAGGAGCACCAGGGGCGCAAGCCGTACCTAGTGCCAGCCAGGCAAGCGGCATCAATCTCGAGCAAGACCCTGACCGGATCATCTGGCAAGGGTGGATGTCTTTTTTGAGGAGCAAGGGAGGTGTGCGACAGTGGAAGAAGTCATGGGCCGTACTGCGACCCAGAAACTTCAAGCTTTACAAGGACGACTCGGAGTCGTCAGTTTTGTTCATCGCCTACCTATCCAACATTGTTAACGTGGTCGATATCGACCCCATGAGCAGGACGAAGAAGCACTGCTTGCAGATCATCACGGACGAGAAGAGCTACAAGTTTTGCGCGACAGACGAGGAGGCGCTGGTTCGATGCCTGGGAGCATTCAAAAGCCTCTTGGCCAAGAGGAGGGAACTCGAAGCCAAGGTGGCAGCGCCAGCACCCGCCCCTCCCGCTGCTtga
- a CDS encoding uncharacterized protein (EggNog:ENOG503P87P), protein MAAPSASQVRAPKVPVLEPLEKGLNEILVLTGKAFRAAGKDPKKGTPQETAAAINAQVPAVIGRFNNALDDLECDLLRAKAVLLRDLNQLKANQKPPPPPKQKPVAPSAASIPPAPIESPVMAKKAQVFKGNMPGSSRPAPSPVAVPVHPTKQENKPVAPIPNMGGIDLSSPELKHSPSPKTVPRSKPVKNSPQLASVAAAAAAAGRPASAPPKKESKILPPQIPRPGTAAPQFPSGPATMQAKAASVPARNMSASPAMANSTPVAGAAPQQSQGLPQASSDNFFTDMTFTVAPSAEQPGQHQQPQQIDMSKLDGSNNFGVGSGSSTMDVDNEIDNLFEDISMNMDYNLEGGDSAGDNSNFNDMYFDLEASSGAATSGNNNNNGGGGNNLGLDDFGFPQ, encoded by the exons ATGGCGGCACCCTCTGCTTCTCAAGTGAGAGCGCCTAAAGTGCCTGTGCTTGAACCTCTTGAGAAGGGACTCAACGAAATA CTTGTCCTCACCGGTAAGGCCTTCAGAGCAGCTGGCAAAGATCCCAAGAAGGGAACACCGCAAGAGACAGCCGCAGCCATCAACGCGCAGGTCCCGGCGGTGATAGGAAGATTCAACAATGCGCTGGATGATCTAGAGTGTGATCTC CTGCGAGCAAAAGCCGTCCTCCTTCGAGATCTGAATCAGTTGAAGGCAAACCAgaaaccacctccaccgccaaaacAAAAGCCGGTAGCTCCTTCAGCTGCCTCCATCCCGCCGGCGCCTATAGAGTCGCCTGTCATGGCAAAGAAAGCTCAGGTCTTCAAGGGAAATATGCCAGGCTCCAGTCGACCAGCGCCTTCGCCTGTGGCTGTTCCTGTACATCCCACCAAACAGGAGAACAAACCAGTGGCACCCATTCCAAACATGGGGGGCATTGATCTCTCGTCTCCCGAACTGAAGCACTCACCCAGTCCGAAAACAGTCCCACGGAGCAAGCCGGTGAAGAACTCACCGCAGTTGGCTTcagtggctgctgctgccgctgccgcagGACGACCTGCCAGTGCTCCGCCCAAGAAGGAATCCAAGATCCTCCCACCGCAGATCCCTAGGCCGGGTACTGCGGCACCACAGTTTCCTTCCGGGCCTGCTACCATGCAGGCCAAAGCCGCTTCAGTTCCTGCTCGGAACATGTCCGCATCTCCAGCCATGGCGAACAGCACGCCTGTTGCTGGAGCGGCACCACAACAATCCCAGGGGCTTCCACAGGCCAGCAGCGACAACTTCTTCACCGATATGACCTTTACTGTTGCACCTTCAGCCGAACAGCCAggtcagcaccagcaaccacagcaaaTCGATATGAGCAAGCTTGATGGTTCGAATAACTTTGGTGTGGGGTCCGGATCATCGACCATGGACGTTGACAACGAGATTGACAACTTGTTTGAAGACATAAGCATGAATATGGACTACAATTTGGAAGGAGGTGATTCTGCGGGCGATAACAGCAACTTCAACGACATGTACTTTGACCTGGAGGCCAGCAGCGGTGCTGCCACTTCGGGCAACAACAATAataacggcggcggcggcaataATCTTGGGCTGGATGATTTCGGGTTCCCTCAATAA
- a CDS encoding uncharacterized protein (EggNog:ENOG503PX4G): protein MAPRPSGILQAPRVVLVVVFPMLNFILYLILSLGCSSTSLSDVSPVIARTDSPINIGGQDIVVDLRVGFYGTLSPSLSVPSTLMLTSVIGICLGPPPLFCTSSSSILNSKRESDLARSIPLSKGGGNFALAGLALSLQSSFIVLSGFPLLLSLIASILANMIQIYFSSQDMIELHAKAALWARSLDWAAAAGAVMGFSAYQSTAAAAPRLIRVLMSGAMVDISVGGTASSLFAGVVALTILGAVINTLLTGGDVGSDAFVAGKTMGKQKTTAGGQVGDRRRMSRMFMRRPAYEVFP, encoded by the exons ATGGCACCGCGACCCTCTG GGATCCTTCAGGCTCCTCGGGTGGTTCTTGTCGTGGTGTTTCCAATGCTCAACTTTATTCTCTACC TAATCCTCTCCCTTGGCTGCAGCAGCACCTCCCTCAGCGACGTCTCCCCAGTCATAGCCCGCACCGACAGTCCAATAAACATCGGCGGGCAAGACATTGTCGTCGACCTACGAGTTGGCTTCTATGGTACCCTATCTCCCAGCCTATCCGTCCCATCAACTCTGATGCTCACCTCCGTCATAGGAATATGCCTCggcccaccccccctcttctgcacctcctcctccagcatcCTCAACTCCAAGCGCGAATCCGACCTCGCTCGCTCCATCCCGCTGTCCAAAGGCGGCGGAAATTTCGCCCTCGCCGGTCTAGCCCTCAGCCTCCAGTCCAGTTTCATCGTATTGTCTGGCTTCCCACTTCTACTCTCTCTCATCGCCTCGATACTGGCCAACATGATCCAGATATACTTCTCCTCTCAGGACATGATCGAACTCCACGCCAAAGCGGCCTTGTGGGCGAGGAGTCTCGACTGGGCGGCTGCTGCGGGGGCAGTGATGGGGTTCAGTGCCTATCAgagcactgctgctgctgcgccgagGTTGATAAGAGTGTTGATGTCGGGGGCGATGGTAGACATTAGCGTGGGAGGGACGGCAAGTAGCTTAtttgctggggttgttgctcTGACGATTCTTGGGGCGGTGATTAACACATTGTTGACTGGGGGGGATGTAGGGTCTGATGCTTTTGTTGCTGGGAAGACCATGGGGAAGCAAAAGACAACGGCGGGAGGGCAGGTGGGTGataggaggaggatgtcgaggatGTTTATGAGGAGGCCGGCGTATGAGGTGTTTCCTTGA